The Saccharomyces eubayanus strain FM1318 chromosome IV, whole genome shotgun sequence genome contains the following window.
TCAGCAACCGTAATATCTCTTGGTAAACTACCgacaaaaacaatgaacCTGTTGCCCTTCTTCCCATTTTTGCCTTTACCACCCCGACCTCTACGtgtctttctctttttcttcacgGGTTCTTCTCCTTCATTTCCAACTTCACCATTAGGTCTTTTTCCATCTGACActtgctcttgctcttgctcttgcttTACCTCTTTCTCCTGgtctttttcctctttactttttctaAACTGCTGAGCTTTGAGCTGCTTCTTAGTCAGTTTCTTGTCTTCCTCGGACCCCATTTTTGCtttagtgttttttttggacCACAGTATTATCTATCATAACTACTACTGATTTCTCTCATCTTCTCAAGAAAACCTTCTAAGCTCATCGagcagagaaaaaagaacctGGAAAATTTGCCGGAATGCCGGGTAAAGAGACGTGGCGCAAAGGTTCATACTTGGATAATATGGAAATCATAGCGATATGGCCTCCTAATACAGCGTTACGGTTTAATTGTTTGTTCACAATCGTTCAGCCGCTTTTATGTTACATAGTTTCCTCCCCACAATGTCTGCGATGACTCTTCCcctctctttcttgtaCGTCCTGGCAATCTACTCACGATAAACACTTTTTTCGGGTTTGTGAAagccttgaaaaaatataaaaaaaatgaagaactgCTGAAAAGATAGATAAAACGACTTTGGGAAGAAGTTATGAATTTCTTTCAGACCGAAATCAAAGCAGCCTCGCAACACGATAAGCCCCAGAAATGTTTTCATATTCAGATCTTTGTTCCATCGGTTCGGCCATGATATTATCGGCCACCACCTTTCTAATGGGTGTTTTCTTCAGTAACCAGCCATACGATTACCACCTTTTATTCAATGCTAACGCCACTCAAGAACATTTTGATCTAGCTTTGAAACATTATCAAATCCTGCATGACACTCCAAGGCCAATCGTTATTGCCCTGTGTGTCATTGCATTAATTGGTTTGATCGGTGGTACAATCAAAATCTACAAGCCAAACCCAGAATTGCAGATGTTTGAATATTGTTCATTGGGTTTATACGTGCTGGCTATTTGTGTCTTTATTACTAATGTCAAGACTGGTCTTGACTGTACTATAAGCCATAAATGGGGGGAAGTTTCCGAAAATCAAGGGCTGGCCGTCATTGCTTCTTCTAACATTATCCTATTGGTCATGTTTTCCGGTGTTATCATCTTACAAATTGGTCTATGGTACAGTAACTGGGATTTGCAAAAAAGATTAAAGCAATTTTatgctgaagaagaacaagaagctGCCAGTGCTGGTAAAAAATCCGAAAAAGCtgaaaaagtgaagaagaatgacAATAAAGCTAAGAATGttcaaaagaggaacaaCGCCAAGAAATAGATTCTTCAGCCGTTCCTactttttcactttctatctttgtttctctttttctctgacaaaagaaaattatatGTACATGTTTGTATTAGTtagatatatattcaaatgaaatatttctAAAATAAATCTATCTCCTTACGCAATAACCTTATAACCTTCCCCTTGGGATAAATCAACAAGTACCCAGCCTTGTATTGTGCTGTGGTTTTTTTTGcggttttcaatttgtcaCTCCtttctcttatataatcTCTCTCAGAAAACTATTCGTCTGATCAATATTTGGCCGAGTTATAGTGGACGCGTTGGAACTTGTTTCCCCAATCGATGACCCTGTAGACTCATTAAGTGATGACAGATAGGAGAGCCTTCTAGTATCATGATCTTCCATACCATAATAAGGATGCGCTGCATATGCGCTTTCTAAGTAATCGCTTCTTCGTATCTCTCTACCATCCCCAAACAAATCTTGTGTACTTTCGCTAGTGGCTCTTGCTTTGAAATCAAATTCATTTCGAAACGGGTTTAACATTGGTTCTCCCTTCATCACCTCATCATGGCCTACCCTTTTGCCAATATCATGACTGAAGCCATTTTTGCTACGAGTTTTAACGTTTCTCTTATTTCTGATAACTACAAACCCGATAAAAATTACTATTACCACTCCAATGATAATCCCAACTGTGGAGCCAACTATGACACCcgtattgttgttatcCTTGTCTGAAGCGTTTTGTGTATCCAACGCTCCTGGCAACAATTGGCGGTAAAGCTTAGCATCTCCAGTGATGGTACTGCATGGAATAGTAAAAGTTAGTGGGGCATTTGTCTCTTTAAGCCTTGTTGTTTGGGGGAAGTGTGTACTAAAGCTTGTTGTTGATTCCGTAATTTCATATTCTTGTTCATAGACGACATAAATAGATTTTTTACTGGTGAACATGGTGTATGATTCAAATGTGGTAATGGTTGATGCAAATTTTGTGGATGGCGGTGTTGTTAGTTCAGTTGTCGATGGCTGCATGGTTGGtgttggtgttggtgtTAAATACAAAGCCTTTGATGTACTTGTCAACCATACGTCAGTAGTAATATTACTCTTTacagacgaagatgaagatgcaCTTGCCGTTAAAGACCTTGGAATAGATGTGTAATTATGCGAAGAAGGCGCACAGTATTCAGCGTATGACAGGCCGTGACATGAATTCGTCAGACTGTTACGATATTTCGTCGTAATTGTGCTTTCAGTCCCAATGGAACACGTAATGGTCGACTTCTCTGTAAATAGAGGTGAACTCGAACAGCTTTCTGTGGTAGTAACCTTATTCAAACTCGTCGGTTGATGCCTGTTTATAAATTGCGAAGACGTTACATTTACTAACATGACACAATGGTGGAAAGCAAATGAACTTTAAATATGGTATGCAATCTCGTTGCAATTGTGAGGGTTTGAGTATTTTTGAACCCTTTTTCATAGTTAACAATCAACAGACGTTATTGCACATTCCGGCTGtttatttacatttttgaaaaaatttctgacgcgaatttttcattctttttgcAACAATCACCAAAAAACGGCTGgatatctttttttagttGCTACTAAATAATAAGCGCAAATCCACCTTTTCCGTAGAAATAAGAATGAACAGTTTggtattttgaagaatacaCGCTTTAGTATTTAATATTTGCTTAATAAACCAATATGCGGGCTCTCTTAAATACAGTAAACTAAGTAAAGCTGCTAAAAGGAGTCTTCAATGCTTACATATGCACCTTAGCCATTAGGTTATCTTTTTCACAATCTTCATTTGAGTGTGACGATTTTCTGTCGCAAGCAAACTCAATGATGTGCGGATAGCATATTCGAAAACATTTACGTAGTGTGTACTGTGCCCACTTAAACATTCCGTAGTGATGTTAAGTTGCAGCTCTTAATTGGTTGGAAACTCTGATCATTTgtcaaatt
Protein-coding sequences here:
- the SHR3 gene encoding Shr3p, with the translated sequence MFSYSDLCSIGSAMILSATTFLMGVFFSNQPYDYHLLFNANATQEHFDLALKHYQILHDTPRPIVIALCVIALIGLIGGTIKIYKPNPELQMFEYCSLGLYVLAICVFITNVKTGLDCTISHKWGEVSENQGLAVIASSNIILLVMFSGVIILQIGLWYSNWDLQKRLKQFYAEEEQEAASAGKKSEKAEKVKKNDNKAKNVQKRNNAKK